From the genome of Gemmatimonas phototrophica, one region includes:
- the rpsG gene encoding 30S ribosomal protein S7 yields MSRRKSAVKRTVLPDARYDSQTVSKFINNLMIQGKKSTAEGIFYGAMDIVEAKTSQPGVGVFKQALNNLKPVVEVKSRRVGGATYQVPVEVRQDRRTALAMRWLINYSRDRNEKSMPEKLAAEVLAAARGEGNAIKKKEDTHRMAEANKAFAHYRW; encoded by the coding sequence GTGAGCCGTCGCAAGAGTGCCGTAAAGCGTACCGTGCTGCCTGATGCACGCTATGACAGCCAGACCGTCTCCAAGTTCATCAACAACCTGATGATCCAGGGCAAGAAGTCCACCGCCGAAGGCATCTTCTACGGCGCCATGGACATTGTCGAGGCGAAGACCAGCCAGCCCGGCGTGGGTGTGTTCAAGCAGGCCTTGAACAACCTCAAGCCCGTCGTCGAAGTCAAGAGCCGCCGCGTTGGCGGTGCCACGTATCAGGTCCCGGTCGAGGTCCGTCAGGATCGCCGCACCGCGCTGGCCATGCGTTGGCTCATCAACTACTCGCGCGACCGTAACGAGAAGTCCATGCCCGAAAAGCTGGCCGCCGAAGTGCTGGCCGCCGCTCGCGGCGAAGGCAATGCGATCAAGAAAAAGGAAGACACCCATCGCATGGCCGAAGCCAACAAGGCCTTCGCGCACTACCGCTGGTAA
- a CDS encoding PEP-CTERM sorting domain-containing protein (PEP-CTERM proteins occur, often in large numbers, in the proteomes of bacteria that also encode an exosortase, a predicted intramembrane cysteine proteinase. The presence of a PEP-CTERM domain at a protein's C-terminus predicts cleavage within the sorting domain, followed by covalent anchoring to some some component of the (usually Gram-negative) cell surface. Many PEP-CTERM proteins exhibit an unusual sequence composition that includes large numbers of potential glycosylation sites. Expression of one such protein has been shown restore the ability of a bacterium to form floc, a type of biofilm.) — protein MLRTSSRIATTVRLAIGVSSVLLASTEAAAQTYSDFGSVTTAPTSGVCKNWGNEGFGPKSGGLTWYNAYLLNVPEYFNCWTKAPAVTGYPSNSKLAILTSTPLQVQMDTFNPFFLHSLKVGSGWTNDAILTLNGYMGDVNNKTLQFSQTLTNLDANAPMADSWKIDNQGKAITYFTLSVNYNLAGAPAWNPVDANCLYATAPADVANCAVPAWGQDPYNSRLYQWQVDRSIGMGANARTTLPYQTIWVAGVETSSVVPEPSTYALMGAGLLALGVASRRRRKQG, from the coding sequence ATGCTTCGCACGTCGTCCCGTATCGCCACAACCGTTCGCCTTGCCATTGGTGTGAGCAGCGTTCTGCTTGCGTCCACCGAGGCCGCTGCGCAGACCTATAGCGATTTCGGCTCGGTGACTACCGCTCCTACGAGTGGTGTCTGTAAGAACTGGGGCAATGAGGGGTTCGGCCCGAAATCTGGTGGCCTCACCTGGTACAACGCGTACCTGCTCAACGTGCCCGAATACTTCAATTGCTGGACAAAGGCGCCAGCGGTCACCGGGTATCCGTCCAATTCAAAGCTGGCGATCCTGACGTCGACCCCCCTGCAGGTCCAGATGGATACGTTTAATCCGTTCTTCCTGCACAGCCTCAAGGTGGGATCGGGGTGGACGAACGACGCGATCCTGACGCTGAACGGCTACATGGGTGACGTCAACAACAAGACGCTGCAGTTCAGCCAGACCCTGACCAATCTTGACGCGAACGCCCCGATGGCGGATTCGTGGAAGATCGACAATCAGGGGAAGGCCATTACCTACTTTACCCTCAGCGTCAACTACAATCTTGCCGGCGCTCCAGCGTGGAATCCGGTGGATGCGAACTGTCTGTACGCGACCGCCCCAGCTGACGTGGCGAATTGCGCGGTGCCGGCGTGGGGCCAGGACCCGTACAACTCCCGCCTCTATCAGTGGCAGGTTGATCGCTCCATCGGCATGGGGGCCAATGCCCGTACGACGCTTCCCTACCAGACCATTTGGGTCGCTGGGGTTGAGACGTCTTCGGTCGTCCCCGAGCCGAGCACCTATGCCCTGATGGGCGCGGGTCTGCTGGCGCTGGGTGTGGCCTCGCGCCGCCGCCGGAAGCAGGGCTGA
- a CDS encoding tetratricopeptide repeat protein, producing the protein MLLNLRGLQARRGVSCAAAIVVALASMWLAPMAVAQAQDAPADRYATAMNVAYAARQRGDTASAREYFTRAIAVDSTQAAPHIELGYLELAGGNKPSAARWFSQGAALAPQNADVRRQLGYVLIDLRRTDDAIKALESIGTTPSGYTDRDRLALAYLYDSATRNAEALEAFRAAALSADTGVANPARRALRVKGDVGTVLFSEGYLAPFYQSRFDNAIGFGFLRHGIESGASWAPAAYTSLRVTRDSKSTGGGGQSRVLSDNAAILAGGVRVRPWHGPLWLYAEAGGAYSLLTNDTTSWRRDVRAGGYLIAQDERRLVRDANWKLLTDIAADVSWYERFDKNVIGYALLREGVRFGTPGKLALDLFGRGWVGYDSRGDFFNRAAESGGGAALRVGPHFVLFTEGIYGRFFEQPTPGVKRRYQEWRVTAVWGWRALKPLREGGAR; encoded by the coding sequence GTGCTGCTCAATCTTCGTGGTCTCCAGGCGCGCCGCGGCGTCTCATGTGCGGCCGCAATTGTCGTGGCGCTGGCCAGCATGTGGTTGGCGCCAATGGCCGTCGCCCAGGCGCAGGATGCGCCTGCAGATCGGTACGCCACCGCCATGAACGTGGCCTATGCCGCCCGCCAGCGTGGTGATACCGCCAGCGCCCGCGAGTACTTTACCCGCGCCATTGCGGTCGATAGCACCCAGGCGGCGCCCCACATTGAGCTGGGCTACCTCGAGCTCGCTGGCGGCAACAAGCCCTCGGCGGCTCGCTGGTTCTCGCAGGGCGCGGCGCTCGCCCCGCAGAACGCCGATGTACGTCGGCAGTTGGGCTATGTGCTCATTGATCTGCGCCGGACTGACGACGCGATCAAGGCGCTCGAGAGCATCGGGACCACCCCCAGTGGCTACACCGATCGCGACCGGTTGGCGTTGGCGTACTTGTATGACAGCGCCACGCGGAACGCCGAAGCCCTCGAGGCGTTCCGGGCGGCCGCGCTCAGCGCCGATACCGGCGTGGCCAATCCGGCCCGACGTGCGCTGCGCGTGAAGGGGGATGTCGGGACGGTGCTCTTCTCCGAAGGCTACCTCGCCCCGTTTTACCAGTCGCGTTTCGATAACGCCATTGGCTTTGGCTTTCTGCGTCACGGCATTGAAAGCGGCGCGTCCTGGGCGCCGGCGGCCTACACGTCGTTGCGCGTGACGCGGGACAGCAAGTCTACGGGCGGCGGCGGGCAGTCGCGCGTGCTTTCCGATAACGCGGCCATCCTTGCCGGTGGGGTCCGTGTGCGCCCCTGGCACGGACCGTTATGGCTGTATGCAGAAGCGGGCGGGGCGTATTCACTTCTGACCAATGACACCACCAGCTGGCGCCGTGATGTGCGCGCCGGTGGTTATCTCATTGCCCAGGATGAGCGTCGGCTGGTACGCGATGCCAACTGGAAACTGCTCACCGACATTGCGGCCGATGTGAGCTGGTACGAACGCTTCGACAAGAACGTGATTGGCTACGCGCTGTTGCGCGAAGGCGTGCGCTTTGGCACGCCCGGCAAGCTGGCGCTCGATCTGTTTGGGCGCGGCTGGGTGGGATACGACAGCCGCGGTGACTTTTTCAACCGGGCCGCTGAGAGTGGCGGTGGTGCCGCGTTGCGGGTGGGGCCGCATTTCGTGCTGTTTACTGAAGGCATTTACGGACGATTCTTCGAGCAGCCGACGCCCGGGGTCAAGCGTCGGTATCAGGAGTGGCGTGTGACGGCCGTGTGGGGATGGCGGGCGCTCAAGCCCCTTCGTGAGGGGGGCGCACGATGA
- the wecB gene encoding non-hydrolyzing UDP-N-acetylglucosamine 2-epimerase, whose amino-acid sequence MSKSRWLTPMRGGAPAVRATPNVAVIVGTRPEVIKMAPVVRALRASTSVTCTVVSTGQHRDLLVRAFEDVGLVPDIELSLMTENQSPSAFVARCITALDDVFAQNKPQAVLVQGDTSSACAGAMAATWRSIPVGHVEAGLRSFNFQEPFPEEFHRRVVGVAAQWHFAPTPESRDNLLREGVPMHRIFMTGNTIVDAVKQMDVSRPFENRLLDAVPEGRLALVTAHRRENQGESMRDIARAVKRLVAAVADLQVVLPLHPNPNVRGLFQQELGDTPRVHLLEPLSYPDLLKVLHKSTIILSDSGGLQEEAPSVGRPILILRERTERPEVVQVGAGILVGTDPDLIVKEALSILCDPVVYERMVTVPNPFGDGKASARITEILESSLCEEADLPVMSMVL is encoded by the coding sequence ATGAGCAAATCCCGGTGGTTGACTCCCATGCGCGGCGGCGCCCCCGCCGTGCGTGCCACGCCCAATGTGGCGGTGATCGTGGGCACCCGTCCCGAAGTCATCAAGATGGCGCCAGTGGTACGGGCGCTGCGGGCGTCCACCAGCGTGACCTGTACGGTGGTCAGCACGGGGCAGCACCGTGACCTGCTGGTGCGCGCGTTCGAAGACGTGGGGCTGGTGCCCGACATCGAGCTGTCGCTCATGACGGAGAATCAGTCGCCCAGTGCCTTTGTGGCGCGCTGCATCACCGCGCTGGACGACGTGTTTGCGCAGAACAAGCCGCAGGCGGTTCTGGTGCAAGGCGACACCAGCAGCGCCTGCGCCGGGGCCATGGCGGCCACGTGGCGCTCCATCCCCGTGGGGCATGTGGAAGCCGGCCTGCGCTCCTTCAATTTTCAGGAGCCGTTCCCGGAAGAGTTCCACCGTCGCGTGGTGGGTGTGGCAGCGCAGTGGCATTTTGCCCCCACGCCGGAGAGCCGCGACAACCTGCTGCGCGAAGGCGTCCCCATGCACCGCATCTTCATGACCGGCAATACCATTGTGGATGCCGTGAAGCAGATGGATGTGTCGCGCCCGTTCGAAAATCGCCTGCTGGATGCGGTGCCCGAGGGGCGCCTGGCGCTCGTTACGGCGCATCGGCGGGAGAACCAGGGCGAGTCCATGCGGGATATCGCCCGTGCCGTCAAGCGGCTGGTGGCGGCCGTGGCGGACTTGCAGGTGGTGCTGCCGCTGCACCCCAATCCCAATGTGCGCGGGCTTTTTCAGCAGGAGCTGGGGGATACGCCGCGGGTGCACCTGCTGGAGCCGCTCAGCTATCCCGACCTGCTGAAGGTCCTGCACAAGAGCACGATCATCCTGTCCGACTCGGGCGGATTGCAGGAGGAGGCCCCCAGTGTGGGGCGTCCCATTCTCATTTTGCGGGAACGCACCGAGCGCCCGGAAGTGGTGCAGGTGGGGGCAGGCATTCTGGTGGGTACCGATCCCGATCTCATCGTAAAGGAAGCGCTGTCCATTTTGTGCGACCCGGTGGTGTACGAGCGCATGGTCACGGTGCCCAACCCGTTTGGTGACGGCAAGGCGTCGGCCCGCATCACGGAAATCCTGGAGTCCTCGCTGTGCGAGGAAGCGGATTTGCCGGTGATGTCGATGGTGCTGTAA
- a CDS encoding glycosyltransferase, whose translation MTGLEMAVIVIAVFYLIFAIDDLLFDVTFWLGKIFGWWKRPTVTVKELRDVSEWRIAIVTPAWKEDDVIARMLLYNLPRLDYQRYDYWIGTYQNDPDTRREVDKVRAIYPNVRKVTTTNDGPTSKADCVNTVLQAIVEHEQRAGLRYDLIVFHDVEDLVHPQELRLLNWYFRNDDVDFVQLPVLSTPPFWYDFVAGTYIDEFAEMYTKNMFVREKVWGFVPSAGVATCVRRTVIDQLMEERNGTPFATNSLTEDYDLGLGLTVQGRPTRYLHQYVQIDEDDKNSEELIATWAPFPQTFRTAVRQRTRWMAGIVFQGWEHWGWPKGLSWLLAHDRRGPLGYLVVLAGYLLLLYFVAYEWVRVFYDRGLPEMLEEPWFAWLFWIGLFFMCNRLIQRAISTGKLYGFGQALLSIFRTPFSNIVNMVATFRAANQYFKSRRTGIPMSWDKTEHSLPPQVGAQMRLGEKLIEDKKLTTQQLVLALKEQREKGGQLGAILVKQGAVSRDDVETVVRNTRA comes from the coding sequence ATGACCGGTTTGGAAATGGCCGTCATTGTCATCGCGGTGTTCTACCTGATCTTTGCGATCGATGACCTGTTGTTCGATGTGACGTTCTGGTTGGGCAAGATCTTCGGCTGGTGGAAGCGCCCAACGGTGACGGTCAAGGAACTGCGTGACGTGAGCGAGTGGCGTATTGCCATCGTGACGCCCGCGTGGAAGGAAGACGACGTCATCGCGCGCATGCTCCTGTATAATCTGCCGCGACTGGACTACCAGCGGTATGACTACTGGATCGGGACGTATCAGAACGATCCGGACACTCGTCGTGAAGTGGACAAGGTGCGCGCGATCTATCCGAACGTGCGCAAGGTGACCACGACCAACGATGGCCCCACCTCCAAGGCGGACTGCGTCAACACGGTACTGCAGGCCATTGTGGAGCATGAACAGCGGGCCGGCCTGCGCTACGACCTCATCGTGTTTCATGATGTGGAGGACCTGGTGCATCCGCAGGAGCTGCGGTTGCTCAACTGGTACTTCCGCAACGATGACGTGGACTTCGTGCAATTGCCCGTGTTGTCCACGCCGCCGTTCTGGTATGACTTCGTGGCCGGTACGTACATCGACGAATTCGCCGAGATGTACACGAAGAACATGTTCGTCCGTGAGAAGGTCTGGGGCTTCGTGCCATCGGCCGGTGTGGCCACGTGTGTGCGCCGGACTGTCATTGATCAGCTCATGGAAGAGCGTAACGGGACGCCGTTCGCGACCAATTCGCTCACCGAAGACTACGATCTGGGACTTGGTCTCACGGTGCAGGGGCGTCCCACGCGGTATCTGCATCAGTACGTGCAGATCGACGAAGATGACAAGAATTCGGAAGAACTGATTGCCACGTGGGCTCCGTTCCCCCAGACGTTCCGTACCGCGGTGCGTCAGCGCACGCGCTGGATGGCCGGCATCGTGTTTCAGGGGTGGGAGCATTGGGGCTGGCCCAAGGGGCTCAGCTGGCTGCTGGCGCACGATCGTCGTGGCCCGCTGGGCTATCTCGTGGTGCTCGCCGGCTATCTGCTGCTGCTGTACTTCGTGGCGTACGAATGGGTCCGGGTGTTTTACGATCGTGGGCTTCCCGAAATGCTTGAAGAGCCATGGTTCGCGTGGCTGTTCTGGATCGGGTTGTTCTTCATGTGCAACCGCCTCATTCAGCGCGCCATCAGTACCGGCAAGCTGTACGGCTTTGGTCAGGCGCTGCTCTCGATCTTCCGGACGCCCTTCTCGAACATCGTGAACATGGTGGCCACCTTCCGGGCGGCCAATCAGTACTTCAAGTCGCGTCGCACCGGTATTCCCATGAGCTGGGACAAAACCGAACACTCATTGCCGCCGCAGGTTGGCGCACAGATGCGTCTCGGCGAGAAGCTCATCGAAGACAAGAAGCTCACCACGCAGCAGCTCGTGCTGGCGCTCAAGGAGCAGCGCGAAAAGGGTGGTCAGCTGGGCGCCATTCTGGTGAAGCAAGGTGCTGTGTCACGTGACGATGTGGAAACCGTTGTGAGGAATACCCGCGCATGA
- the rpsL gene encoding 30S ribosomal protein S12 — protein sequence MPTINQLVRRARKDVVEKSKAPALKSNPFKRGVCTRVYTTTPKKPNSALRKVARVRLTNQLEVTAYIPGEGHNLQEHSIVLVRGGRVKDLPGVRYHIVRGTLDASGVNGRNQSRSKYGTKRPKKGAAPAAGGKKK from the coding sequence ATGCCTACGATCAACCAGCTGGTCCGCCGCGCCCGAAAGGACGTGGTGGAGAAGTCCAAGGCGCCCGCGCTCAAGAGCAATCCGTTCAAGCGTGGCGTGTGCACCCGCGTCTACACCACGACGCCCAAGAAGCCCAACTCGGCGCTGCGCAAAGTTGCGCGTGTTCGTCTCACGAACCAGCTCGAAGTCACGGCGTACATCCCCGGCGAAGGCCACAACCTCCAGGAGCACTCCATCGTGCTCGTGCGCGGCGGCCGTGTGAAGGACTTGCCGGGTGTGCGTTACCACATTGTACGCGGTACGCTCGACGCCTCGGGCGTCAACGGCCGTAACCAGAGCCGGTCCAAGTACGGCACCAAGCGTCCCAAGAAGGGCGCTGCGCCCGCCGCCGGAGGTAAGAAGAAGTGA